Within the Tursiops truncatus isolate mTurTru1 chromosome 19, mTurTru1.mat.Y, whole genome shotgun sequence genome, the region CTATATCTAATGGTCAATATCTATCCTTAATCTTTCTGAAGGTTTAAACACAATTGATTACTCCTTTGTCCCTGGAACACTTTCTTCTCTTGGCACCACACGCACTTTGTTTTCCGCCTATCTTGCTGGGGACTCCTTGGTTTCTTTCGTCCTCTTCTCCAACTTCTCACTCTTCCTGAGTGCTTTTATCCAGCCCTGTGGCTCTCTATGTTGATGATTCTCAAATACACGTTTCAAGCCCAGACCTCTCCTTTGAATtctatatatgtatgcatatacatatatctaactGCCCGATCAACATTCCCACTTGGTTGTCCAATAGGCGTCTTGAACTTAACACATCCAAAACCAAATTCTTGATTTCTACACCAAAGTCTAATTCTTCCCATCTTTGAAAATGGCAACCATACACTTGGGTCAGCCTTGACTCCTCTCTTACCCTCATTTCCACATCTGATCCATCAGTGAATTATTTGactctacctttaaaatatatgttttaatagatattttagaATCCACTACCTCCACTGCTACTACCCTGATCCgagacaatggtctcttgcctagCCTCCTAGCTGACCTCCCAGCTTCTGCCCTTGACCCTCTTATGGGTTATTCCCCTCACTGTATCCCAAATGATCCCTTAGAATATGTCATTCCTAAACTTATAGCCTCCAGTAGCTTCCCATTTCACCCTACGTCAGAGTCAAACTCCAACTAATAAGGTCTACTGCATTCCTACACCATTTGTCCCATCCTGCCTTTGCTTCCTTGCAACCTCCTCTCTCATGCTCTCCTTGCTAACTCACTCTGATCAGTCACACTGCTTTCCTTGTGATTCCTGGCTTAGCACCTCTGCACTTGCCTGTTCCTTTTGCCTAGAATGGTCTTTCCTCAGGTATTTTCCTCACCTCCTTTAGGTTCTCGCCAAAATGTTACTTTCCCTGACCCTTCTATTAAAAATTGGAAAacggagttccctggtggtccagtggttaagactccatgcttccaatgaagggggcctgggtttcatccgcagtcagggaactagatcccacacacatgccgcaactaagagtctgcatgccacaatgaagatcctgtgtgccacaactaaaaaatgaataaataaatacataaattaaaaattggaaCAACCCCAGCCCCGGTCacaatttcttccttccttatttttctccacagcactcGCCACAATCTGATATACTACATATTTATGCGTTTGTTCCATAAGAGACTTAAGCAGGTGAGAACTCTTGGGGAGAGAGGGGTTCTGTACTGAATCGAATTATTTACAGAAAgcaggaaatggagagaaatgagATCCCATTCCTGGGTCATAGCAGTACTGATTATGCTAAGATTCTGTGGAAGAAAGGAGAGGCCACTGGGTTTTATCCAGTTAAGCCTACAGGAAGCACATGTGCCTCGTTTCTTACCCAAAGCTACCAACTGCCAGTTCTTGATACAATGTTcataagaaagaaatatagaGGCAAAGACTTTGGGCTTCATATGCTGGAGGACTTGTTGATTCCTTCACAGAAGATGCACTTGGCTTGTGGTATCCACTGACCTCTCTTATGTACACAGCTTGCAACCAGTACTTTGAAAAATATCCAGGAGACCATGAACTGCTTTGGGAAGTTGAAGGTGTTGGACGCTGGTACCAGAGAATACCAATCACCAGAGCATTACAAAGAGAAACATGTAAAATGACTGCAGTTTCTCAAAATGAAGCTAAAAGACCTGTGTCTGGAGAATATGGTCTTGCATCTGTTCCAGACTATGAAGCAGGAGCTGAAGACAGTTTGTCTAGTGAGATGCAGCTAACTATTGATTCTCTAAAAGATGCCTTTGCAAGCACTTCTGAAGGTCACGATAAAACACCTGTTTCCACTCGTACTCGAAGTAGTCATCTAAAGCAGCCAAAGATTGGAAAACGGTTTCAGGATTCTGAATTTAGTAGTTCTCGAGGGGAAGATGAAAAGACTCCCCAGACTTCACCTACAGCTTCAGTGAACAAATTGGGGTCTACTGCACAAATATCAGAGAGCTCAGAAAAATTCTTGGAAGAAGAACCCTAACAGACTGTGATTGAATCTGAAGATGAAAGTAGTGATAAAAATGTTCGACCAGCACCAGAAACCCAGCCAGGCCTGGAAAAGCAAGAAGGTGAAAAGGAATCTGAATTAGAGCCTATGAATGGTGAGATAATGGATGATACTCTTAAGACTTCACCTATAACAGAAGAGGAGGACTCCACTAGTGAAGTTTTAAGTGAAGAATTAAAATTgcagttttggggcttccctggtggtgcagtggttgagagtccgcctgccgatgcaggggacacaggttcgtgtcccggtccgggaagatcccacatgccgcggagaggctgggcccgtgagccatggccgctgagcctgcgcgtctggagcctgtgccccgcaatgggagaggccacaacagtgagaggcccgtgtaccgaaaaataataataataataataaaaataaaatataaaatataataaaattgcaGTCTTTTAATGCCAGTGAAGACTCTACGAATCTTGTTCCACTGGTGGTAGAATCTTCAAAATCTCCTGAGGCTGTTGCACAGGATAAGACTTCACATGTAACTGACTCAGAAATGTTGCTAGATGAAGGCCCATCTGATGACAAGGGGCACACTGAAGAGAGGCCGCCTCTAGTTTCAAGAAAGAAAGCACATTTTGGGAGTTCAGACAATGTGGCTACTATCCCAAATGAAGAATGGTTTTCCAAACTCCGTAATAACTGAATTTTCTGAAGAATCGATTCCTGAAAATGTGTCACCCAACACTACTGCCTCATTGGAAGACcagggtgaggagggggcagCCGAGCCTCAGGAAACATCTCCAGCTCTTCCTCAGAGCTCTTTAATAGAGGTTGAACTTGAAGATGTGCCATTTGCACAGAATGCAGGACAAAAGAGCCAGTCAGAGGAGCAGTCTGAAGCATCTTCTGAGCAACTGGATCAGTTGACACAATCAACAGAGAAGACTGTGGATAGCAGCTCAGAGGAGATAGAAGTGGAAGTGCCTGTGGTCGACAGGcggaatttaagaagaaaggcCAAAGGGCACAAAGGACCTGCGAAGAAGAAAGCCAAGCTGacctgaatgaggaagaaatgcGGATAACataattgttgtttttaaaatatggcagTGAATAAATAGCATGGGGCACAGGACAAAAACTCCAAATTTTCAATTTGAACTTATTTATGATGCTGCTTTTCCCTCCCCTGTAGGACCTAGGATACAccgttctttttaatttttcaggctATTTTgtgtaaatacaatttttttcatttttattaacaatGTTTCGATTTTGGGAAGCCAGATCATACTATATTTTCTTTAGCAGTTGGGGATATCTGACcattaatatttcagaaaatataaattaaaaaatgtgaaagtagTAGGGTTTCCATCAATTGTAAGGATCACAGAAATCTTTTATACTAAGGGTTTTAATAGTAATCTCGGTGAAGGTTCTAGAAGCTTTATCTTAAATTTCAAAACTaatcaccattttttaaaatgtaggcatGCTTAAACAAAAATGTCAGTAAATTAGGATAAATGCAACTTCAACTAAATGAGAGCACAAATTTGGAAATTTATGGTCAAAGGTTTATGAAGGTGGTATTTGGGCCTCTTAGTTCTTAGTTGTAGGTGCAATTTCTTCCTTTGACTTCAATGTCTGTGGAAAGGCACAAACAAAATCTGTTTCCAGTTCACTCTTGATAACATCTGATATTAATAGTACTGCTAGGGATTTAACTCTGGCCTGTAGGCACTcgtataattatttaaaatttcatttgaatcTGGGGACTGTACTTTTGTCCTCACCCAGTTAACATGTATACTTTAGAAGTGTGAGAACCCTTCCTAAGGCTTCTCCTTAATCCTGCCACTGCCTTTATTCTAGAATCTTCGTTATATTCCCCTCACTTTCATCCACTTCCCTAACTCATGGAGTGATTCCTGTCAAAAGATCTTTTTGCCTGCCTGTCAGCTTATGCCCTTGGCTTCCATTTTTGGTAGGTTTGGAACTGCGTCCCACAATCTTAGACCTAGAGGGCAGGAATAAGCTGCCCTAGGAGCCATAGTTACAAGAGCTTAAATCAGATTGGAGGCTTCATTTGTCCCTTTTGGCTTGCTCGCTCTTGATTTGCTCTGTGCGGACAGGTTACAATCTAGCCTGCGTGTACATTGTGGTTGCCTTTGCCTGCGCAACACAAAGGCCTTTGCCTGggtaaactaaaaacaaaaaacatcctCAATTGTTTATTTtcgtaaaataatttatttaaaaatgaacaaaatggttATTCTTAGAATCCAAAGAGAATCTTAAAACAATCCTACTCTTTGGAAGTATTATGTGTACTCAAATTTTCATGTAAGTTTGGGAATGCTTTGAGGCCATttagattgtttttgttttgttttgtttttttgcggtacgcgggcctctcactgttgtagcctctcccgttgcggagcacaggctccggacgcgcaggctcagcggccatggctcacgggcccagccgttccgcggcatgcgggatcttcccggaccggggcacgaacccgtgtcccctgcatcagtaggcggactctcaaccactgcaccaccagggaagccctagattgtttttaaaactgcttggtccttacatgaaaaaaaatgtgttatgaCTTTGTGTCATTATTTGAGGTGCTAAGGATTGATGTTGAAGGTTTATTCAGTCTACAGTCAGGtgatactaaattttattttgggatGTTGGCATTTTAGGAAGATTTAAAGTTGAGATAAAAATCTTTagcagacagggcttccctggtggcgcagtggttgggggtctgcctgccgatgcaggggacgcgggtttgtgccccggtccgggaggatcccgcatgccgcggagcggctgggcccgcgggccatggccgctgggcctgcgcgtccggagcctgtgctccgcggcgggagaggctgcagcggtgagaggcctgcgtaccacaaaaaaaaaaaaaaaggtgtagtTTAAGACTGAGCTCACTGACAACTCTTGATGTGTGAATATAGTTGCTGaggtttacaaaaaaagaaatgtgcagtTATTCATATATGACCACTAAGGACTCGCAGTATAAATTTACACTTGTTAAACTTGTTTGCTTTAAACAGTAGGTGCATTTTAAGCAGTTTCAAAACTTTCTGTTCAGCACACAATTTTTGTCCATATTATCTCTGacagaaaatgttattttggactctcaaccactgcgccaccagggaagcccccgaaacagattttaatgtaaataaagaATTTATACTAACATTACTCATCTGTGTAACAGTATTTTAGAAATTTCTGCCTTGTATGTCCACTAGTAGCAATACTGTGTTTGGAGTGTTAACCTAGTCTTTCATGGGTGTGATTAGTTACAAATGTTTATGCTTCTGTTTGCATACTTAGTATCAAGCTTGATTTGTACAAGATAGTTTAACTTGCTTATTTTTGGTtgtgaaaaataagcaaatctcAGTTCTGTATCCAGTGCTTACCctcagtccatttttttttctttcaccctcCAAAACTTGTCATTCACACATTCCCCATTTCTATTAGCGGCAAAATCATTTGTTAAAATCTAATTGTAAGGAAGGTTCTGCTTCTGTTATCCTGAAGTAATTGTATCATACTGGATAGTAATTCCCAAGGAACTagcctttcttttccttagtgTCTGTGTGTTCTAAAACTTCTAAATCTACAATTTAGAAAAGATGTTACATTATTCAGAATAGCGAGACTTACTCAAGTACTTACGATTGTTTTCTTggtagtttcttttttctaattttttaaaaaaattttaaccgtAGTAATTAAACCTGTATTTTGTGATTGTTTCCTGGTCTGTGTTTTGAaattccttcccttttccctaaTATCGTTGGTGAAGATGTGTTTAGATATTGAATTTGTTTAGACACTGATTTTGTTTAAGGCACAATTAATCACATTGTTTGTACTTTCAagacagacttaaaaaaataaacagaattgaaagcaaaaacaaaaacaagaaaaggactGGATCTGTACAACCTTATCTGCACTTTCCAAAATGGTagcattagccacatttcaagtgtccaATGTCCACAAGTGGTAGTTGCCACTGTATTTGTGCAAAAACATTCCtcaccacagaaagttctattggacagtgctgcctTAAAGAAATGGTCCATGGTCATGTAGCAAGGTAACATTACCTGATGAGTAAGCCTGGGCTTTCAACAGACCTGGGGTTGAGTCCAGATTTTGCCACTATAAACCATGTAACTGTGGATAcattatttaacttctccaaaCCTCTATTCCATCATTTGGAAATTATGAAATTTACCTCCTAAGGCCATGGCAAAGACAATGTGATAACCCAAATAAGTGTGAAGTATAGTACCTGGTTTGTCGCAAGCTCTGAAGGAGCAGTAGCTACAATGATCTTTCATAACCTTCACGCTCCATAATTCCTTTTTGGAAGTGCCCTCTGTTTTGGATACCCTGAGTTTTCAATTaattacctatttcttttttttttttttttggctgtgccacacagcataggggatcttagttccccaaccagggatgaacccacaccccctgcattggtagtgtgaagtcttaaccactggactgccagggaagtcccatgaatacTTATTTCTTAATGACTGCTTCCAGCCAGCCTTTCCAGGAGTTCTTCCTAACTGACTCATGAATCACAAATTAAAGAGGCTAAGATCTGTGGTATTACACGAAGGAAGGAGGTGTGATGGCTACTTGCACTGAGCACTGTGGGAGGTGCTTCATTAATCATTAAGAACATtgtgtttgggacttccctggtagcacagtggttaagaatctgcctgccaatgcaggggacaagggtttgatccctggtccaggaagattccacatgccgtggagcaactaagcccgtgcaccacaactactgagactgtgctctagagcctgcgagccacaactactgaagcccgcgtgccacaactactgaagtctgtgcgcctagagcccgtgcaccgcaacaaagagtagcccccctctcgccgcaactagagaaagcccacatacagcaacaaagacccaacacaaccaaaaaaaaaaaaaaaatcactgtatttGTCACAGAATTATATGCAAATGCAAtaaggaaaaattggaaacaatctaaacatCTGTCAATAGAATCCTGGAATACTGGCATATGATAAATCCATTCAAAGTAATGTCtcccataaatatgtgttaagaTGGGTAAATGCTCACAATATAATGTGAGTGAAAAAAGCAGATCTAACCCCCACGACCCAGCCTCTATTAGAGACACATGTATAAACGTGTGCCAGGAGACATGTCAAGAATATTCAGTCATAGTTCCAAACTAtgaacaactcaaatgtccattaacatgAGCATGGACAAATTGTGGCATatttatacatggaatattacacagTAATAAAAAAAGCCATAACTGTATGTAACAATGTGATGAAACTTacaaggataaaatgaaatgaaaaaagcaaatctCAAAAGAATACATGTGCTATAATTCTACCTAGAAAGAggttaatttggggaaaattcaATTGTACTGCTTAAGGTGATCAACTATATGGAAGAATAAGGAGCTGCTTACCTTGGAAGTGGTCACCTCTGAATgatgagggaagggggaggacGTGAGAGTGAAGAGATACTGAGGCAGCTTTGGCAATGTTCTGTTTTTTGGGTGTTTTATTTTGGAGTGGTAGTTCCTTTATATCATTTGTTAAATTGTACctttataccttaattttaatttcataatttaaaatgttttaaagactaaggaaaaataaatacaaaactataTTTTCAGTGTGATCCCAATTATACAGATTTCTGCAGGCTTGGGAAAAACGATCAATGGTGCTCTTCTCTCGGCAGCAAAATGTAAAGAGATTTGTGTtgtcttctttatacattttgtatttttaaaattttttataattaacaaGTATTACTTTTATAGTAAGAATAAAAGCAGAACTACCAACGGCCCAGTTTTGCTCTTCAATTTACGTCTCTGCAATGGAGTCACCTCGAGGAAGAGAAATTTCTCTTCCACCTGCTagagagaaacaggaagggagagaaggccACACGACTGAAATCAATACAAGGCACCACCACAGGTGGTGCTTATGGTGCTTATGATAAGGCCTTAGGGGGCTCAGCTGATTGAAACCAGCAAATATACTGCCTAGATTATCCCAGGACTCACACAACTCTGCCTGTTCTCTCTTTCAAGGCCTTGGAAAATAAGCCAACAGccgagaaagaaaaaaagaggtgttATTATGATTCTATAATAACTACCACTTTTAAACTCATTATTGTCATAATATTGTGTTAGGGGTGTTATATGCATGAATCCAATCCTAACATTCACAAGAATTCCATTAGGTGAACATGTATTTTACACTGATACTTTACACCTTATTTTACAGTGATATTctagggctcagagaggtggaatGACTTGCCCAGACGTCTGACTCCAAAATCAGTCGCTTTTACACTCCACCA harbors:
- the LOC109550062 gene encoding LOW QUALITY PROTEIN: soluble lamin-associated protein of 75 kDa-like (The sequence of the model RefSeq protein was modified relative to this genomic sequence to represent the inferred CDS: inserted 3 bases in 2 codons; substituted 1 base at 1 genomic stop codon) — encoded protein: MERNEIPFLGHSSTDYAKILWKKGEATGFYPVKPTGSTCASFLTQSYQLPVLDTMFIRKKYRGKDFGLHMLEDXVDSFTEDALGLWYPLTSLMYTACNQYFEKYPGDHELLWEVEGVGRWYQRIPITRALQRETCKMTAVSQNEAKRPVSGEYGLASVPDYEAGAEDSLSSEMQLTIDSLKDAFASTSEGHDKTPVSTRTRSSHLKQPKIGKRFQDSEFSSSRGEDEKTPQTSPTASVNKLGSTAQISESSEKFLEEEPXQTVIESEDESSDKNVRPAPETQPGLEKQEGEKESELEPMNGEIMDDTLKTSPITEEEDSTSEVLSEELKLQSFNASEDSTNLVPLVVESSKSPEAVAQDKTSHVTDSEMLLDEGPSDDKGHTEERPPLVSRKKAHFGSSDNVATIPNEEXGFPNSVITEFSEESIPENVSPNTTASLEDQGEEGAAEPQETSPALPQSSLIEVELEDVPFAQNAGQKSQSEEQSEASSEQLDQLTQSTEKTVDSSSEEIEVEVPVVDRRNLRRKAKGHKGPAKKKAKLT